A genomic window from Motacilla alba alba isolate MOTALB_02 chromosome 6, Motacilla_alba_V1.0_pri, whole genome shotgun sequence includes:
- the EXOSC3 gene encoding exosome complex component RRP40 isoform X1, translated as MAERGTAAEALVGQVVLPGDLLLLPAHYDEDAEGERLRLSAGAAPQGRLLCGPGLRRSGAGLLVTKCGLLRHRPGGGGAYWVDSQQKRYVPVKGDHVIGIVTAKAGDVFRLDVGGSEPASLSYLAFEGATKRNRPNVQVGDLIYGQFVVANKDMEPEMVCIDSSGKSSGMGIIGQDGFLFKVSLGLIRKLLAPKCEIIQELSQLYPFELVLGMNGRIWVKAKTVQQTLIIVNILEACEYMTAEQRKQALAKLSGN; from the exons ATGGCGGAGCGCGGCACGGCGGCCGAGGCCCTCGTGGGGCAGGTGGTGCTGCCCggggacctgctgctgctccccgcGCACTACGACGAGGACGCGGAGGGCGAGCGGCTGCGGCTGAGCGCGGGCGCCGCGCCGCAGGGGCGGCTGCTGtgcgggccggggctgcggcgcagcggggccgggctgctGGTGACCAAGTGCGGGCTGCTGCGGCACcggcccgggggcggcggcgcctaCTGGGTGGACTCGCAGCAGAAGCGG TACGTGCCGGTGAAGGGCGACCACGTCATAGGGATCGTGACGGCCAAGGCGGGGGACGTGTTCCGACTGGACGTGGGCGGCAGCGAGCCGGCGTCCCTGTCCTACCTGGCCTTCGAAGGCGCCACGAAGAGGAACAGGCCAAACGTGCAG GTGGGAGATCTTATTTATGGTCAGTTTGTTGTAGCAAATAAGGACATGGAACCAGAGATGGTCTGTATAGACAGCAGTGGAAAATCAAGTGGCATGGGAATAATTGGACAAGATGGCTTCCTCTTTAAAGTTTCCTTAGGTCTAATAAGAAA GCTCTTGGCTCCCAAATGTGAAATAATTCAAGAGTTGTCACAATTGTACCCATTTGAGCTGGTGCTGGGAATGAATGGAAGAATATGGGTAAAAGCAAAAACAGTTCAACAGACTTTAATTATAGTAAATATTTTGGAAGCCTGTGAGTATATGACTgcagaacagagaaaacaagcGCTTGCCAAACTGTCAGGGAACTGA
- the EXOSC3 gene encoding exosome complex component RRP40 isoform X2 codes for MAERGTAAEALVGQVVLPGDLLLLPAHYDEDAEGERLRLSAGAAPQGRLLCGPGLRRSGAGLLVTKCGLLRHRPGGGGAYWVDSQQKRYVPVKGDHVIGIVTAKAGDVFRLDVGGSEPASLSYLAFEGATKRNRPNVQVGDLIYGQFVVANKDMEPEMVCIDSSGKSSGMGIIGQDGFLFKVSLGLIRK; via the exons ATGGCGGAGCGCGGCACGGCGGCCGAGGCCCTCGTGGGGCAGGTGGTGCTGCCCggggacctgctgctgctccccgcGCACTACGACGAGGACGCGGAGGGCGAGCGGCTGCGGCTGAGCGCGGGCGCCGCGCCGCAGGGGCGGCTGCTGtgcgggccggggctgcggcgcagcggggccgggctgctGGTGACCAAGTGCGGGCTGCTGCGGCACcggcccgggggcggcggcgcctaCTGGGTGGACTCGCAGCAGAAGCGG TACGTGCCGGTGAAGGGCGACCACGTCATAGGGATCGTGACGGCCAAGGCGGGGGACGTGTTCCGACTGGACGTGGGCGGCAGCGAGCCGGCGTCCCTGTCCTACCTGGCCTTCGAAGGCGCCACGAAGAGGAACAGGCCAAACGTGCAG GTGGGAGATCTTATTTATGGTCAGTTTGTTGTAGCAAATAAGGACATGGAACCAGAGATGGTCTGTATAGACAGCAGTGGAAAATCAAGTGGCATGGGAATAATTGGACAAGATGGCTTCCTCTTTAAAGTTTCCTTAGGTCTAATAAGAAAGTAA
- the DYDC1 gene encoding DPY30 domain-containing protein 1: MNPCAGPAPGPPCLGHWGAQNWTQHSRQSLSRTEQDHFPRPAGNALPNAARDTTSLLGHKRTAARSSGPPGPSPESCSPAEHPRLLPVGLFLPACRTLHLPLLNFRLFSAHPSSRSRSLSRSTKPSEVSAPPPGFVPSVTFPSISFSSPSALRAAALAALLRSNPARPGPGRAAGAAGQERRAGSGGPGAAGRERRAGSGGPGAAVPRLWELLPGGSRSGAALRDKIWMESQYLKQCLGNCLKKGLAEVVEHRPADPIEYLAHWIYNYRRNLDEEKKRILERAELEQERVAAIAELERLKIQEEQRKLEEQRQAQLEKERAELEAQKKEAEMQLQQEDQEENEKTVAEVTDRPEEPDESEPGQTDLPTVIEEEEEEEEEEEEEKEN; this comes from the exons ATGAAC CCGTGTGCTGGACCCGCTCCAGGACCTCCATGTCTCGGTcactggggagcccagaactggacacagcactccaggcaGAGCCTCAGCAGGACGGAGCAGGATCACTTCCCTcgacctgctggcaatgctcttcctaatgcagcTCGGGATACCACTagccttcttggccacaagCGCACTGCTGCAAGATCATCAGgccccccaggtccttctccagagagctgctctccagcagagcaCCCGCGGCTTCTCCCGGTGGGGCTATTCCTCCCCGCGTGCAGGACCTTGCATTTGCCATTGCTGAATTTCAGACTCTTCTCTGCCCATCCCTCCAGCCGGTCGAGGTCTCTCTCAAGGTCCACAAAACCCTCTGAGGTCTCGGCCCCTCCTCCCGGTTTTGTGCCATCGGTGACCTTTCCGAGCATATCCTTTTCCTCTCCGTCAGCTCTGCGGGCGGCCGCGCTCGCGGCGCTGTTGCGGAGCAACCCCGCGCGtccggggccgggccgggcggcagGAGCGGCGGGCCAGGAGcggcgggccgggagcggcgggccgggagcggcgggccgggagcggcgggccgggagcggcgggccTGGCGCTGCCGTCCCGcggctctgggagctgctgccggGAGGGAGCCGGAGCGGGGCTGCTCTCCGAGACAAG ATTTGGATGGAGTCTCAGTATCTGAAGCAATGCCTGGGAAATTGCTTGAAGAAGGGACTGGCAGAGGTTGTAGAGCATCGGCCAGCAGATCCGATAGAGTATCTTGCACACTGGATTTACAATTACAGAAGAAACttagatgaagaaaaaaag AGAATACTGgagagagctgagctggaaCAAGAACGGGTGGCAGCCATAGCAGAACTTGAAAGGTTAAAAATCCAGGAAGAGCAGCGGAAACTTGAAGAGCAACGTCAG GCTCAGTTGGAGAAAGAACGTGCAGAGttggaagcacagaaaaaagaagctgaaatgcaGTTGCAGCAGGAAGACCAAGAG gaaaatgaaaaaacagtaGCTGAAGTTACAGATAGACCTGAGGAGCCAGATGAGAGTGAACCA GGTCAAACAGACCTCCCAACAGTaatagaagaagaagaagaggaagaagaggaagaagaagaagaaaaagaaaattag